TGTCGATGTTTTTAGTCTTGAAGTATCCAGAGGCCGACCACGAGATTATCTTTTTAGTGCTGAGCTATCCTCTCAATTTTTGTTTTATCCAGTTCCCTCAAAAGATAATATCGAGGCTATAATTTATCCAAGTGTACAGAAGAAAAAATTTGGTCACAATATTGCTGTATTAAATAGTATTGTCTTAGAAAAATATGATCTGATTGGAGTTGAAACACGATTTATCTTAGAGGAGTATCAAAATACAGATCCCGAAAGTTATGATCTTACAACAGATAATTTGATTGCTTCATTTGGAACCGAGTCCTTTGATTTTGAAAAAGGAAAAATATTATACGATCCTGTAGTAGATGAAATTTTTCAATTTCTTAGGAAATTACAAACTCTTCCATCAGGCCAACAAAGATTGTCTAAAGATAATATTACTTTCAATTTAACTTTAGGAAAATGCACTGTGAAATCATTTATTAAAAAAGATAAATTGTAATATCAAAACATGTTTTTTTTAATCTCTAATTGTTTAATCAAAAAATAAACAACATGCATACTTTATATATTATCGGCAATGGCTTTGACCTATTTAATGGTCTTAAAACACGTTATGCCGATTTTCACAATTTTGTAATTCAAAATTTCCCAGATTTAGAGAATAAAATTGAAAATTACTTTTTATTCGAAACAGACGATAAATATCTATGGAAGAACTTCGAAAATGATTTAGCGACATTTCAATACGAAAACCTACTAGGTGACCTAAACAATATTGATGTTCAAAGCGAAAGCTTCAAGCCCAGCGAAGTATTTGGTTTGGAAGATGAAATAAATGAAGAAGTTGAGCATTTGATTGATGATATTAAAGATGCATTTAGAGAATGGATAGAAGAACTTGAACTTCCAGCTAAAAAAAAAGGATTGGCTAAAATTAAAGAAGATGCAAATTTTATAAACTTTAATTACACGGATACTTTAGAGGTGCTTTATTCGGTTCCTATTAGTAAAATTCTATACATCCATAATAAAGCCAACGATTACACCTCTGAACTAATTTTTGGTCATGGTATGTTACAGCAGAGGGATCCTGCAAAAGAAGAGCTTGATGAGTTTGGAGACTCTAACAGAACTTTATTTACGGATTCCGAAAATGCTGCCAGATATCCATTTTATGCTTTAATAAAAAATACCGCCTCGATTTTAGATAGCAACTCTACTTATTTCGATAATATTAAATTCTTTTAATGAAGTAATTGTTTTAGGGCATTCCCTTGGAGAGGTTGACTGGCCCTATTTTAAAAAGGTTCAACAATTACTACCAGATACAAATTGGAAGATTAGCTATTACTCGCAAGACGAGAAATTAAATCTTAAATCCACCGCAATTGAGATGCTTGGTATAAACGATGATAAAATTCAGATGATAAGGATTGATGAGCTTTAAAAACTGATGTTGAGTACAGAGAATTAAACATTAATATTAGTAAATCCAAAAAAAGCGTCTAATCGCAGGAGAACTCAAATGTACTTCTATTTAGATGGTCAAATATGTCCTCGTCGCCACCCTAGCAACGATAGCAGTGGGAATCCTTTTGTGCCAGGGTTCTGCACAAAAGATTGGAAAGTAAAGAGGAAGGGCTCCTAAAAAATAATATTATACACAATTAACAATGCTTATCACTCCGAATAAGATTCCGGCAACATTTCCCGGTACAGTAAAGATCACAAAAAAATCCAGCCCCTAAATGCCCCGGCTGCAAGTCTGCCTAAGATGCATTCAAGAATAATTCGACTAATCAAAAAAAGTTAATCTCTTTAAAAGCATTCAATAAGGGCAATAATACGCTAATTTTGCAGTTTACCATTACCTAACAGCATAAAGCAATAATAACTACAAGAAAATAATTAAATATTTTTTTTAACAAGATTTATCCTTTTAATTTTAAATTGCATTAGAAATTAAAACCTCAAAGATTATTCATAAGAGATATTAATTAACAGAAACTTTTTTGAGTGTTGAATTATATTTTCCAAAATCTACTTCTTCAAAATCTTTAGCTGCTTTTTGCTGCACGTCTACATCTTTTGTTTTGAGCTCAGATGACATATAGCTCAGCTTTCTTTTTACATTTTCGATTAAATCAGACCACCTCATAACCCATATTTCAATTTTACCAGTAGAACTTTGAAAGTATAAATAAGGGTTATCATTATTTTTCCTTATACCTTCAAGTTTAAATTCGGTGTCTGAATTAATAGCTGAACTTACAAGAAGAATCTTGAAACTTACATTTTGACTTATTGAATTATTCTTATCAATCTCTCGTGCATACTTTTCTACCTGAAGTAATTCTTTTGAACTAATTTTCACTCTGGGAGCTTTAAGTTCAACTACTAGAACTTCCCTTTTCTTATAATCTAGAATTCTTTCATTATATAAAAAAAGATCAGTTATAGACCGTAATGGTGTTTCAATCTCGGTATTAATATTATCGTCATTCTTTGATGGTTTATATGACAAACAATCTTCTCTTAATTTTAACAGATTATTCTCAAGGTTTTTATCGGATAATGCTTTTGTATTTTGATTAAATTCCTCCCCAAAAACCCACAACATTTTTTCTAAAAATTTATGCAGTTCTTTTCTTTCCTTCACGTTTTTAGAAATTTCACTATAAACAAGTTTCTCAAGAAACTCCAAGTCTTCAATTTTTTTGGCTACTTTATCTGAAAATTCAATTACGCTTTCTAAATCTGTCTTTTCTAAAAGATTAGTAAACTTAGTTATGGTTTTGGAATTGAGATGCAGAATATTTTTTATAATATTATCGAGTTCTCCATTCGAAATTGTACGGTCAATTAAAGGATATATAATTTCCCGAAGTTTATTATTTTCATTTAATAAATGATACTTATCTTCAACTAAAAAAGCAAGCTTATCAAAGATTACTTCTTTAGATTTCGAACTACTGGACTTGTCTTTAAAAGGATAAAACTCGTCGTTCTTTAACTTTAAACTGAAATTATCGTATTCTGCATTTCGCGCTCTATAAAACTCACTAACGCTGTCTTTTACGAATTGACGAAAATTTTTCCAATCTTCATCCATTTCGTCTAAGT
This portion of the Flavobacterium gelatinilyticum genome encodes:
- a CDS encoding AbiH family protein, coding for MHTLYIIGNGFDLFNGLKTRYADFHNFVIQNFPDLENKIENYFLFETDDKYLWKNFENDLATFQYENLLGDLNNIDVQSESFKPSEVFGLEDEINEEVEHLIDDIKDAFREWIEELELPAKKKGLAKIKEDANFINFNYTDTLEVLYSVPISKILYIHNKANDYTSELIFGHGMLQQRDPAKEELDEFGDSNRTLFTDSENAARYPFYALIKNTASILDSNSTYFDNIKFF
- a CDS encoding ATP-binding protein; protein product: MGRKLTTNSRLVNELFANYISTFTAFSELMNNSIHAKATNIWIDIAYAGEDEITPSLIKKLVIKDDGIGVHVTDLERKLFDIGTTNKDGGKGIGRFASFQLGKEVSIETVGYSDKSKSFTKSLIPLHFDMFGKNLNVSDIDVESNEQVLEGKSHKTYYQVTINDFYDSVITDKEPKKKIIDKFLQNNIQDAIFEKYSLKIFNKDIIFHVNGKKMEPSHFIIDSPVAKIFPFTDQKGTEHKVVFNFIQIKKVDKIKVFLTTNNAGIQTIGNGFEFDAQWLSPKIGGWYVYVESNTLPTDLYRNIDLDEMDEDWKNFRQFVKDSVSEFYRARNAEYDNFSLKLKNDEFYPFKDKSSSSKSKEVIFDKLAFLVEDKYHLLNENNKLREIIYPLIDRTISNGELDNIIKNILHLNSKTITKFTNLLEKTDLESVIEFSDKVAKKIEDLEFLEKLVYSEISKNVKERKELHKFLEKMLWVFGEEFNQNTKALSDKNLENNLLKLREDCLSYKPSKNDDNINTEIETPLRSITDLFLYNERILDYKKREVLVVELKAPRVKISSKELLQVEKYAREIDKNNSISQNVSFKILLVSSAINSDTEFKLEGIRKNNDNPYLYFQSSTGKIEIWVMRWSDLIENVKRKLSYMSSELKTKDVDVQQKAAKDFEEVDFGKYNSTLKKVSVN